From Phalacrocorax carbo chromosome 6, bPhaCar2.1, whole genome shotgun sequence, a single genomic window includes:
- the LOC135314011 gene encoding PHD finger protein 7-like, giving the protein MSTRKRKATDSMEQACMLCLRAEADPDVCGPKLEKQGVCAHVFCLYFANELFQQRVKEVGLVGFLPEDIQRTIARAAQKDCFVCGDSGATITCREMGCDRSFHLPCAVEGGCITQFFGLYRSFCWEHRPEQAVEAAPEETTTCLICLDPVGDRKSFGTMVCPACKHAWFHRGCIQVHASHAGFYGFCCPHCQNEYRFLMEMLTMGIQIPKRGLSWEDNGAYEQLYERHRRCDASECLCPAGREQAEEEGPWQLLLCCSCAAEGTHKCCSYLRNSTASWECDGCAGLGTELRAAAAPASLGPTACETIPDCNGGPKLPTASLDAAAGPAVHRPQVLALIHTPPPAQQRELAKKSHVLYGRVTRGLEMAIIRKDFPSVGDQQVPFYCKKENSFGYRATAEQLCGSWRRARRLSQRLTVTKAQRKSRGVAVQI; this is encoded by the exons ATGTCCACAAGGAAGCGGAAGGCCACCGACTCCATGGAGCAGG catgCATGCTGTGTCTCCGGGCAGAGGCTGACCCGGATGTCTGTGGGCCCAAACTGGAGAAGCAAGGAGTCTGTGCCCATGTGTTTTGCCTG tattttgccAACGAGCTTTTTCAGCAACGGGTCAAGGAAGTAGGACTCGTGGGATTTCTGCCTGAGGATATTCAACGCACAATCGCCCGGGCAGCGCAGAAG GACTGCTTTGTCTGTGGTGACAGCGGGGCCACCATCACTTGCCGGGAGATGGGCTGCGACCGCAGCTTCCATCTCCCCTGTGCTGTGGAGGGTGGATGCATCACCCAGTTCTTTGGGCTCTACAG gtccttctgctgggagcaccgcccagagcaggcagtggaGGCGGCTCCGGAGGAGACCACCACCTGCCTCATCTGCCTGGACCCTGTGGGGGACAGAAAGTCCTTCGGCACCATGGTGTGCCCAGCGTGCAAACACGCCTGGTTCCACAGGGGATGCATCCAGGTTCATGCCAGTCATGCTGGCTTCTACGGCTTCTGCTGCCCGCATTGTCAAAATGAGTATCGATTTCTGATGGAAATGCTCACCATGGGGATCCAAATCCCAAAGAg GGGACTGTCGTGGGAAGACAATGGTGCCTATGAGCAATTATATGAGAGGCACAGACGCTGTGATGCCAGTGAGTGCCTTtgtccagcaggcagggagcaggcagaggaagaggg GCCCTGGCaactgctcctgtgctgctcctgcgcTGCTGAGGGCACTCACAAATGCTGCTCCTACCTGAGGAACAGCACGGCCAGCTGGGAGTGCGACGGCTGTGCTGGACTGGGCACCG AGCTGAGGGcggcagctgctccagcatccctgggccCGACCGCATGCGAGACCATTCCCGATTGCAACGGTGGGCCCAAACTCCCTACAGCCAGCCTGGACGCTGCTGCAGGACCAGCCGTGCACCGTCCTCAAGTGCTGGCCCTGAtccacaccccgccccccgcacAACAAAGAGAGCT agcaaaaaaatcacatgtgcTCTACGGGAGGGTAACAAGGGGCCTGGAAATGGCAATCATCCGCAAGGATTTCCCTTCTGTTGGAGACCAGCAAGTACCTTTCTACTGCAAGAAGGAGAACAGCTTTGGTTACAGAGCGACTGCCGAACAGCTCTGCGGAAGCTGGCGGAGAGCTAGAAGGCTGAGTCAAAGACTAACGGTGACCAAAGCGCAAAGGAAATCCCGTGGGGTGGCTGTACAGATTTGA
- the LOC135314012 gene encoding PHD finger protein 7-like encodes MSTRKRKATDSMEQACMLCLRAEADPDVCGPKLEKQGVCAHVFCLYFANELFQQRVKEVGLVGFLPEDIQRTIARAAQKDCFVCGDSGATITCREMGCDRSFHLPCAVEGGCITQFFGLYRSFCWEHRPEQAVEAAPEETTTCLICLDPVGDRKSFGTMVCPACKHAWFHRGCIQVHASHAGFYGFCCPHCQNEYRFLMEMLTMGIQIPKRGLSWEDNGAYEQLYERHRRCDASECLCPAGREQAEEEGPWQLLLCCSCAAEGTHKRCSYLRNSTASWECNGCAGLGTELRAAAAPASLGPTACETIPDCNGGPKLPTASLDAAAGPAVHRPQVLALIHTPPPAQQRELAKKSHVLYGRVTRGLEMAIIRKDFPSVGDQQVPFYCKKENSFGYRATAEQLCGSWRRARRLSQRLTVTKAQRKSRGVAVQI; translated from the exons ATGTCCACAAGGAAGCGGAAGGCCACCGACTCCATGGAGCAGG catgCATGCTGTGTCTCCGGGCAGAGGCTGACCCGGATGTCTGTGGGCCCAAACTGGAGAAGCAAGGAGTCTGTGCCCATGTGTTTTGCCTG tattttgccAACGAGCTTTTTCAGCAACGGGTCAAGGAAGTAGGACTCGTGGGATTTCTGCCTGAGGATATTCAACGCACAATCGCCCGGGCAGCGCAGAAG GACTGCTTTGTCTGTGGTGACAGCGGGGCCACCATCACTTGCCGGGAGATGGGCTGCGACCGCAGCTTCCATCTCCCCTGTGCTGTGGAGGGTGGATGCATCACCCAGTTCTTTGGGCTCTACAG gtccttctgctgggagcaccgcccagagcaggcagtggaGGCGGCTCCGGAGGAGACCACCACCTGCCTCATCTGCCTGGACCCTGTGGGGGACAGAAAGTCCTTCGGCACCATGGTGTGCCCAGCGTGCAAACACGCCTGGTTCCACAGGGGATGCATCCAGGTTCATGCCAGTCATGCTGGCTTCTACGGCTTCTGCTGCCCGCATTGTCAAAATGAGTATCGATTTCTGATGGAAATGCTCACCATGGGGATCCAAATCCCAAAGAg GGGACTGTCGTGGGAAGACAATGGTGCCTATGAGCAATTATATGAGAGGCACAGACGCTGTGATGCCAGTGAGTGCCTTtgtccagcaggcagggagcaggcagaggaagaggg GCCCTGGCaactgctcctgtgctgctcctgcgcTGCTGAGGGCACTCACAAACGCTGCTCCTACCTGAGGAACAGCACGGCCAGCTGGGAGTGCAACGGCTGTGCTGGACTGGGCACCG AGCTGAGGGcggcagctgctccagcatccctgggccCGACCGCATGCGAGACCATTCCCGATTGCAACGGTGGGCCCAAACTCCCTACAGCCAGCCTGGACGCTGCTGCAGGACCAGCCGTGCACCGTCCTCAAGTGCTGGCCCTGAtccacaccccgccccccgcacAACAAAGAGAGCT agcaaaaaaatcacatgtgcTCTACGGGAGGGTAACAAGGGGCCTGGAAATGGCAATCATCCGCAAGGATTTCCCTTCTGTTGGAGACCAGCAAGTACCTTTCTACTGCAAGAAGGAGAACAGCTTTGGTTACAGAGCGACTGCCGAACAGCTCTGCGGAAGCTGGCGGAGAGCTAGAAGGCTGAGTCAAAGACTAACGGTGACCAAAGCGCAAAGGAAATCCCGTGGGGTGGCTGTACAGATTTGA
- the LOC135314013 gene encoding PHD finger protein 7-like, with the protein MSTRKRKATDSMEQACMLCLRAEADPDVCGPKLEKQGVCAHAFCLYFANELFQQRVKEVGLVGFLPEDIQRTIARAAQKDCFVCGDSGATITCREMGCDRSFHLPCAVEGGCITQFFGLYRSFCWEHRPEQAVEAAPEETTTCLICLDPVGDRKSFGTMVCPACKHAWFHRGCIQVHASHAGFYGFCCPHCQNEYRFLMEMLTMGIQIPKRGLSWEDNGAYEQLYERHRRCDASECLCPAGREQAEEEGPWQLLLCCSCAAEGTHKRCSYLRNSTASWECDGCAGLGTASSASLVLNGPTTSSQSPPWHLRPAAPPLVARWHWGTPTAAQCLRAAAAPATLGPSGRETIPDCNVGPKLPRRPRRHCNSSHTPAPSDESCTSSQAAVGLPHGLLAPETSSPTTGSQAAPGPSRGSPELRAAAAPASLGPTACETIPDCNGGPKLPTASLDAAAGPAVHRPQVLALIHTPPPAQQRELAKKSHVLYGRVTRGLEMAIIRKDFPSVGDQQVPFYCKKENSFGYRATAEQLCGSWRRARRLSQRLTVTKAQRKSRGVAVQI; encoded by the exons ATGTCCACAAGGAAGCGGAAGGCCACCGACTCCATGGAGCAGG catgCATGCTGTGTCTCCGGGCAGAGGCTGACCCGGATGTCTGTGGGCCCAAACTGGAGAAGCAAGGAGTCTGTGCCCATGCGTTTTGCCTG tattttgccAACGAGCTTTTTCAGCAACGGGTCAAGGAAGTAGGACTCGTGGGATTTCTGCCTGAGGATATTCAACGCACAATCGCCCGGGCAGCGCAGAAG GACTGCTTTGTCTGTGGTGACAGCGGGGCCACCATCACTTGCCGGGAGATGGGCTGCGACCGCAGCTTCCATCTCCCCTGTGCTGTGGAGGGTGGATGCATCACCCAGTTCTTTGGGCTCTACAG gtccttctgctgggagcaccgcccagagcaggcagtggaGGCGGCTCCGGAGGAGACCACCACCTGCCTCATCTGCCTGGACCCTGTGGGGGACAGAAAGTCCTTTGGCACCATGGTGTGCCCAGCGTGCAAACACGCCTGGTTCCACAGGGGATGCATCCAGGTTCATGCCAGTCATGCTGGCTTCTACGGCTTCTGCTGCCCGCATTGTCAAAATGAGTATCGATTTCTGATGGAAATGCTCACCATGGGGATCCAAATCCCAAAGAg GGGACTGTCGTGGGAAGACAATGGTGCCTATGAGCAATTATATGAGAGGCACAGACGCTGTGATGCCAGTGAGTGCCTTtgtccagcaggcagggagcaggcagaggaagaggg GCCCTGGCaactgctcctgtgctgctcctgcgcTGCTGAGGGCACTCACAAACGCTGCTCCTACCTGAGGAACAGCACGGCCAGCTGGGAGTGCGACGGCTGTGCTGGACTGGGCACCG CCTCCAGTGCCAGCTTGGTGCTTAACggccccaccacctccagccaGTCACCTCCATGGCACCTGagaccagcagccccaccactgGTAGCCAGGTGGCATTGGGGCACTCCTACGGCTGCCCAGTGCCTGAGAGCAGCCGCCGCTCCAGCTACCCTGGGCCCCAGCGGGCGCGAGACCATTCCCGATTGCAACGTCGGGCCCAAACTCCCTCGCCGGCCCAGAAGACACTGTAACAGCAGTCACACGCCAGCACCGAGTGATGAGAGCTGCAcctccagccaggcagcagtggggctgccccatggcctTCTGGCACCAGagaccagcagccccaccaccggtagccaggcagcaccagggcccTCCCGCGGTTCCCCAGAgctgagggcagcagctgctccagcatccctgggccCGACCGCATGCGAGACCATTCCCGATTGCAACGGTGGGCCCAAACTCCCTACAGCCAGCCTGGACGCTGCTGCAGGACCAGCCGTGCACCGTCCTCAAGTGCTGGCCCTGAtccacaccccgccccccgcacAACAAAGAGAGCT agcaaaaaaatcacatgtgcTCTACGGGAGGGTAACAAGGGGCCTGGAAATGGCAATCATCCGCAAGGATTTCCCTTCTGTTGGAGACCAGCAAGTGCCTTTCTACTGCAAGAAGGAGAACAGCTTTGGTTACAGAGCGACTGCCGAACAGCTCTGCGGAAGCTGGCGGAGAGCTAGAAGGCTGAGTCAAAGACTAACGGTGACCAAAGCACAAAGGAAATCCCGTGGGGTGGCTGTACAGATTTGA